The DNA region AGTGGCATCATTAGCACGCACCCCTTTTTGTAATTCCATTCGTTCTTTCTGCTTATCTGTCACTGTCCTGCCTGTCCCTGAGTGCTAGCCATCTGCCTATTGATTATTTTAAAACTCTGTCTATGCTGTCCGTGCTTACCTTGTTTTTACAtgagccatgttttttttttagccaagtctctgtgtctgtctcttgtTAAAATTCTTGTACcttttttgtcttatttattcATGGATATGTGCCATCATAGCTGCCATCAGCCCCAGAAGCTCTTCTGTACTTTGATGAAAATGTTGCTCATTTTACAGTGTCTGATTGTATTAACCACTTATTGGTGTGTTTATATGAACAGAACCACCTGTCACCATCACTAAGATGTTGGATGACGTTCATGTGGTGGTTGGGGAGAAGGTGGAGTTTGAGGTTGAAGTGTCTGATGAGGGAGCCAATGTGAAATGGTGAGATACTGGACCAAGCAGGCAACACTTATCTGGTCAATGGGTCACCAGCTTGTTAAGTTCAGTCAACAGGCCTACAAATAAACTGTCaaactgtacaaattaaaatgctGAAAACATCACTAGCTGACTAAATTCACTTCAGTACTATCAAGGTCAACATCACAAATTATCATTGAACATTAACAAGccattattaacattaaatatgcTAAACGGCAAATTATCTGACTGCTTTTTCTCTGTCATcacctctctctgtttaaatgagTAATGTGGCTGAGCACTGTCTGTGACTGCTTGTGCTTTTCTGCATTTCTGCTCATGTTCAGACAAGCAGATGGAAAAATTTCCAGTCTTATACtcttcataatgtttttttttcccgaTTTGAGTTTTTAGGATATACTTTAATTTACAtgctaaataaatgataaaagctCTAGTAGGATCAATTGTCACTATACATCTACAATATCATACCTATCTATCTTTGAAGATTGTTTTCTGCTGTATCAAAGGCCAGGACACACTATCTTCTCTATTGCTCTACATCTTTTCATCCTGTTTTTTATCCATCCATGTTCTCTTTGTACACACCtcactcttttttattttatcttcagtAATCTTGGCATAGATTGCCTTCCTCAGTTTCTTGTGAACATTATTTCCATCTTTGTCCCTCTCTGTCTCGCTCTCCGTCTGTCTCACTTCATCTCTCTCAGGATGAAGGATGGAGTGGAACTGAGCCGAGATGGAAAGTATCGCTTTAAGAAAGATGGGACAAAGCACTGGCTCATCATCAATGAGGCAACCACAGAGGACATTGGGACATACCATGTATTCACCAGTGGAGGGGAGTCCAAGGGAGAACTGGAAGTGGAAGGTACCTAGTTTGATAAAGTAAAATGACAATTCTCCCTTCTTGGTCCTTCCACCATTTGGCTGATATTTCAGTTatgtttctgtatttatttttaggaTTAATGGACTCATTGTCcttctttctcttctttttttctctattATAGAGAAGGAACTGGAGGTTTTGCAGAGTATAGCTGATCTGACACTGAAGGCAGCAGAACAGGCTGTCTTTAAGTGTGAAGTGTCAGATGAGAAAGTGACTGGCAAGTGGTTTAAAGATGGGGTGGAGGTCATTCCCAGCAACCGCATCAAAATGACACACATTGGCAGGTATAGCGGTCCACTTACAGCCATCTTTATCGATTCATGCATAAGCAGGATCACCTCGTCCTTGATCTCACCAATATTACTCTATTCCAGGACACTAAAATCGATTAGTCATCAAGTATCCATTATGCTCTTTCTTGTTGAAAGAACTGTAGTCTTTCAGTAGTGTATTCATTGCTTTTGGGGTAAAAAATAATGTAGCATACACTTCTTATGTTGTGGTAACATTTTTAATCCTGGTATCCCAGGACTCACAAACTGGTGATAGATGATGTGAAGCCTGAAGATGCAGGAGATTACACCTTTGTACCAGATGGTTATGCTCTTTCTATTTCTGCCAAACTCAACTTCTTGGGTAAgagagtgttttttctttttttaaatcaaattttaaatgccaGCATTCACCTAGCTTTATAATCTTGTACCCACAGAGATCAAGATTGATTATGTTCCTCGTCAAGGTAAACGTCTTAACCTGCATCGACAAACCTAATAATATAGTTTATGTAAGGCTAACAgatttttaattacataattctTTCTTTCATCATCCAGAACCACCCAAAATCCACCTGGACACCACTGGCACCTTTGTCAACAAAAACACCATTATCGTCGTTGCAGGAAACAAGCTCCGGTTTGATGTTGACATTACAGGGGATCCCCCTCCCACTGTGTGCTGGAAAAAAGGAGATACAGTGAGAGCTTGCTGGCAAATTGTCACATATTCTCATCTTATATAAAGCCAACAAAACAAATGAGCTTTTCTTATATATCAGATTTAGTGAGAAACCCCTGCTGAAAAGCCCAGCAGTGCTGGTCACCAGAATATGTTGTATTTCAAATTGTGTCTCTACCACCCTACCAAGTCAACCAGCTTACTCATGCTGTGGACCCCAGTGATTAAGATTTTGCTAGAGCTACACAAAACCAGCACTGAAATTCATGCTGGTCTTTCCAGCAGGAAAATATTCTCAAATATAACTTAGGATATGGAAATCAGCTTGCTTGAAAGCATGACGTTTGTATGATGCAGGAGCTCTCTGAAGCTGAAGGGCGTGTGAGAGTGGAGTCCAGGAAGAACCTGAGCTGCTTTGTGATTGAAGGGGCAGAGAGATCCGACGAGGGCCTCTATCATATCACTGTAACCAACCCAGCAGGAGAGGACAAGGCTGATGTCATGGTTAAGATTGTTGGTGAGTTTATGCATGTTAAGCATCTGCAGCAGTCTCTTTCTGTGCTCATTAGCTGCTTTGTCAAATCTCTTCATTACAACTCTTCACCCTGGTACTTTTTCTGTGCTGTGTTCAGATGTACCCGATCCACCTGAGAATGTGAAATGCACTGGAGTGGGTGAGGACAGTGCTTCTATCCAGTGGGATCCACCCACATTTGATGGTGGAGTTCCAGTGAAAGGTAGAACAGATCCTCACCATTTGTGTATGTCTCCAACTTGACATGCAATATAACATCGTTGCAAATATTTTGTCAGTACGCTCCCAGccttgcctttttttaaacatacccagaaaatatttaaatgttatgaaTTGGATTGATACATGTGTGGGGAACCACTTACACTTTTGGTATACTTCCAAGGCTACCTAATGGAGAGGAAGAAGAAGGGCTCGTCCAGATGGACAAAGCTGAACTTTGACATTTATGAGTCCACAACATACGAGGCTAAGAAGATGATTGAGGGTGTGTTATATGAGATGAGGGTATTTGCTGTTAACGGTATTGGCATGTCCCAGCCAAGCGCCAGCTCCAAACCCTTCATGCCCATTGGTTAGTTCCTCATCAAACTGTCttgccactttttttttattcctttttcaaTTCAGTTCATATATTTCAATTCATTCAGCATTCCTTCTCTTGGTTTTCCTGCTCCTTCACAGCACCAACTAGTGAACCCACACGCCTGATGGTGGACGATGTTACAGATGGTACCTGTGCTTTAAAATGGCTTCCCCCAGAGAGAATTGGAGCTGGTGGCATCGATGGGTATATCATTGAATATTGCGTTGAGGGAGGTGAGGCACGCGGTGGACTTTGCTATTGAGCTGACATTGAGTGCCGTCTCAGTGAAGTAATAGTTTTTGATCATTTTTTGACATGTTTACATATCTTGTTGGTGTGTCGCTCTCTTTGCTCCTGGTGGAACTCACAGCCAGTGAGTGGGTGCAGGCCAACGAGACCCCTGTTGAGAAGAATAATTACAGGGTCAAAGGTCTGCCCGTTGGAGAGAAGATGCTGTTCAGGGTGACAGCTGTGAACATCGCTGGTCGTAGCCCTCCGGCTGTGATGGCGCAAGCTGTTACCATTCGGGAGATTGTTGGTGCGACTTGCACACATGCATACTTGCACACAAACAGCATACAACAGGAATCGAAAATGGGAGTTTGTGGAGTTTAGTCCATTTCAAACtcctaaaaaatgacaaaatgaacCTTAAGAAAAtataagcatttaaaatgtatattttaatacaatttcattataaccagtaaaaccattacaaattatgtgatggtttctattttaatttatttattttttcagtaggagactgaaataaatgcataattgtaTGAACTAAAATACTTTAAATCTATAGAAAAAGAGCAGAATGCAAAATGTATAATATGACAATAAGCATAAACCTAGAAACTAGAAACCTGAAACAACAGAATTTTTCAATTTGAGTATttacatgtctctctctctctctctttctgtgtgtgtgtgtgtgtgtcatgttaaTCAGACTTATCATCTTATAGGTGATTTAATTAACTCTATTTTCTAACTCAATAGGCCTACAGTATCTCTCAAAAGTAACCAATTGTAGAATCACTGCTGTCTCTTTATGAATGAACGGAATATTGAGTCAGACAATGTGAAGTAATAAATAGCAGTGAACATTCAGACTAGGGGTGTCCTGGGATTTTAATATAGTGCTCATAGGCTATATGCTCTATAGCAGGGATGGGCAACTTTGAAAGTAATGAGGGCCAGTATTTTTTCTCCTTTATACCAAGGGGCCAGATTACTAATCTAAGTTCACACACCTTTACATAGTCTTACTCAATTTCCTTTTTATTGAAGGAAATTAAAgtataattaatgtaatttatttagaaagaTTTTATTAACTATCAAACTTGTGCAGTTAAGCTAATTGAGAAGGGACACTTTGTTGTCAGTTGACAGAAATATCACCCCAACAAATAAACATCTCAATTTCATTGTCTGTAAATTTGCAACAAACAAATGTACAGAGGTCCTATTTTTATTACAGAACATTCTCAAAACATCATAAGAGGAcagatatatttttaagtaaatacaTAGTTACTCCAAATGGTACCATAAAATAACTGGGTAGCTGttggattttttaaataaaatctaagaGCTTTAAAGACCTTTTAAGACCTGCACTTCACATTTCagcttttaaacaatttttaagaaaagggaagagtcaaaagtatcaattattatattaatttaaataattaggctattattagacaattattatattaaattacattttcgtTCTCTGACAGCAAGTCAAATTTTCGGAACTGCAGAAATATAGCAGTTGCCCCGGTAACCGCAGCACAAAGCAGCGCGCCTGACTTTGAAACGTGCAGTGCTCAAGTTTATTCAGTGAAATCATAgcattttaaagtttaatataCATACTAATCTatattgcaatttttttctttctgtccccaaatttaagacctctaaTAATTAAGACTTTACATCATTTTAAAGTTTACATGGACTTAAATTGAAACGTTTAAGGACCCGCGGAAACCCTAAGAGCATAGTTCAGTGCAAACATTTCTGTCATGCATTTGGCAAAAAGCTTTTGTTGAAAATGCATTTTACCTTGAAATTTGATGCAAGTGCAACTCTTACATccccgttttttttttgtgcgtagAGGTGTGATGacgatttaaataacagatttccaAACACTCCAAACACATCCAAGTATCCCACTGAActagttataatatatatatttatatatatatgataagatAATCAGTTTACCATCTTGACTGGAAATGCTGTTTTCATGGtcagtttttcatttattatttgctaATGTTAGTGAATGTTTACATAAGAGTGCACGACCTGCAGACCTCCAGAAcgtccagatggccagtccgcccctgcccccatgtcatccaaaagTATTTTTTAAGTTGAAAAGAAATTACAGCTTTTTCAGGAAAATGCTCCAGGATTTTTCTCTATATAGTGGGCGGCCAACAGGTTGAAAGTCCAAATTGCATATCCAAGCCGTGGAATAACGAGATTATCTAGCGAAACGatctctcatttaaaaaaaaaaaatatatatatatatacgtatatacatttttttttaccacaaatgctcatcttgcactagctTGACCTCACACATTACGTAGTCACGCATTACACCCACTGGTCGACAAATCTTAAACAAAAACTctaaaactttatttcttatcgactaaaaaagaaagacatgaacatcttggatgacatgggggtgagtaaatgatcaggatttttttattctggaagtgagaATCCTTTAAGTGATGAGAGAATGTTcagttttgtgtgaactatccctttaactactcAATGCAGATTTGCTACAACTCACTGAATGCACTGAACATGAAGTATATAAACACCCCACTGTTGTCATTTTCAGCACGTTTTCTTCTGTCTTTTTCCTCTCTCAAACTCCTCTCAGAGCGACCTAAAATCCGCCTCCCTCGGCAGCTTAGGACTAAGTACATCAAACGAGTGGGTGAGAAGGTCAACCTTGTCATTCCCTTCCAGGTCAGTCATGCACGTACAGTCTTCTGCTCTGTACTTGTGTAGCGCTACTTTTCCATTCAGTCGCTGCTCTTCGCAGCACTTCAAAATTATCGACTTACACCATGTCAACTGCTCTCAGGGCAAACCTCGTCCGGTAGTGACCTGGATCAAAGATGGTGAACCTCTAGACACCAAGCTGGTGAATATCCGCACAAGTGATGTGGACACTATCCTGTTCATCAGGCAGGCGGCCAGAGAGCACTCTGGCCAGTACACCCTTTCCGTGCAGATTGAGAACATGGAGGACAAAGTCACTCTCGAGATCCAGATTGTAGGTTAGTGTCAACAAGATGATTTGGTTAATGTTTTAATAGGGATATACACAACAACATAATTTCAAATCCAACTGATAAAAAGGCATGGGTTGCCTGAGTTATTGGTTTGAGTAACAAGTCACAAGCATTCACCTGACCTTGGTTGTACACACTTCTTAGGGGGCCTTTACATAAGACGTCTTCTTAGTACTGTGCAACCAATTAGAACAGAATATTaggattttgtgattttttttttctttaaaataaatttttcatttttattattttgttttgataaGAGCATTAGGGCAGAAACAGCAAGTGTGGAAcagggccaaaaaaaaaaaactgaacggGATCGGAATAAGACCTTGATCTCCCCAAAGTGTTGTTGTGTGATACGTTGGAGCACTGCCCACAAGGCTGTGTctctgtgaaatgttttttccaatTTGACATGTAATCATAAAAATGCATCGCTCGTAGCAGGATGCTCAAAAAACTGATGCGATGGCTGAAGACATCCGTCACAATGAGTACGGATGTACTGGCAATGGTTTAATGGTAATGTAAAGGTGAATTTAAATACACAGAGAGTTTTACCTTGCTAACAGTCTAGAAAAAAGTTGTGTTTAAGGGTGTTGAAAATGCTGCACATTCATTTGTGGAGATCACTCACATCAACATTATAGACATCACTATACAGGGCTATAAATACAGTGATGACAGAAAATTAAAGGATTAAACCGCACAGTTCAAAAGGTTCATTTCCCTGCGAAGTGAAGTGTGAGTCAGGTTAATTTTGTTAACCCGTGGAAAGTGTTTGAGGATCACTTTGAAAAGTGACGCTGAATTTCCAACTCCTAAACTGTCAGAAAGGTTTCATATTAAACACTTACACTTTCACTAAATTCaaggatgtcataggtcagttCGGTTGCAGGGATTATTCTGCTGGGTGTTGTTTGGATTATTCCTGGTGTTGAACGGGATTAGGATAGGATTAGGGGACACTCACTCTGTGTTCCCGCTGGGAGGTAAGCTAATGAGAGTGCAAAAACCCTTCAGATGAGCCAGACACCCATTTAGTCACAGTTTGCTGCCAGCATCCCAGCAGCCTGCCCAGGATTAATGCCAACCGCTCCTAGCCGGTATCTCCAACTCTCTCgctttcaatatttttatttaacttgatCTCACTATCCTTACCTCACGCTCATGTGCTTAgcctctttttttctcttctccctcATTTTCTCCTTTTATTTTATCACTCCTCTGCTTACTAACTTGTAGCTTCTTCTCCGTTTAGCGCACCTTAATTAGTCTCATGGTTAAAATTAGGACTGGTGTCAAGCTCTACAACAGTAATACCTACAgtcctttttttctttccctttccTTCCCGTTCTCACAGACAAGCCTGGCCCTCCAATTGCTGTCATTGTAACTGATGTTTGGGGCTTCAATGCTGCGTTGGAGTGGAAGCCTCCAAAAGATAATGGCAATTGTGAGATCACTGGCTATACCATCCAAAAGGCTGACTTGAAAACCAAGGTAAACCAACTACAGTACCTACTGTACTGTTGGTCAACAGTATGTGACCACCCCTTTAATTTTAATGCCCATTACAGAAGTTTTAATATTTCCAACAGTTTTTAGAGGATTGTTTTCTGCTCCTGCACAAAGTGAGCATAAAGACCTTGTTAATCTTGAACTTGTAGTCAGGCGTGAGAAAACTTGACTAGCCTACACCAAATATTTCTGGCCGTTATATACTTCAAATCAACACACCTGAATGCTTG from Carassius carassius chromosome 1, fCarCar2.1, whole genome shotgun sequence includes:
- the LOC132145107 gene encoding myosin-binding protein C, fast-type-like isoform X1 encodes the protein MPEPKKPGAKGEKVEAPPADKPSEELPEDEHVPGEEPQMSQMSGLLVEKPQSVTAVKGKNVTFVAKVDSSQMLRKPTMKWLKGKWMDLGSKAGKHLQFKETYDRNTKIYTYEMTIVKVVDGDAGGYRCEVTSKDKCDGCTFDISVEAAEETQQTNILEAFKRSGDAGEDAGELDFSGLLKKRERKQKDEPEIDVDVWEILKSAKPCDYEKIAFEYGITDLRGMLKRLKKMKKVEPKKSDAFLKKLDPAYSVEKGKKIQLSVELADPNAQVKWLKNGQEIKPSAKYIFESVGGIRKLTINKCTLADDAAYECVVGEEKSFTEVFVQEPPVTITKMLDDVHVVVGEKVEFEVEVSDEGANVKWMKDGVELSRDGKYRFKKDGTKHWLIINEATTEDIGTYHVFTSGGESKGELEVEEKELEVLQSIADLTLKAAEQAVFKCEVSDEKVTGKWFKDGVEVIPSNRIKMTHIGRTHKLVIDDVKPEDAGDYTFVPDGYALSISAKLNFLEIKIDYVPRQEPPKIHLDTTGTFVNKNTIIVVAGNKLRFDVDITGDPPPTVCWKKGDTELSEAEGRVRVESRKNLSCFVIEGAERSDEGLYHITVTNPAGEDKADVMVKIVDVPDPPENVKCTGVGEDSASIQWDPPTFDGGVPVKGYLMERKKKGSSRWTKLNFDIYESTTYEAKKMIEGVLYEMRVFAVNGIGMSQPSASSKPFMPIAPTSEPTRLMVDDVTDGTCALKWLPPERIGAGGIDGYIIEYCVEGASEWVQANETPVEKNNYRVKGLPVGEKMLFRVTAVNIAGRSPPAVMAQAVTIREIVERPKIRLPRQLRTKYIKRVGEKVNLVIPFQGKPRPVVTWIKDGEPLDTKLVNIRTSDVDTILFIRQAAREHSGQYTLSVQIENMEDKVTLEIQIVDKPGPPIAVIVTDVWGFNAALEWKPPKDNGNCEITGYTIQKADLKTKEWFTVLEHNRRPSCTVSDLVMGNEYTFRVFSENICGMSDDAGISKNTAVIAKTGLQQKEQPYKEKDMCSSPKFITPLMDRSVIAGYRAAISCAVRGHPKPKIIWMKNKMIIGENPKYLMQNNQGVLTLNIRKPSLFDGGKYTCKAVNDLGEDEVECKLEVRVITEKEEAKK
- the LOC132145107 gene encoding myosin-binding protein C, fast-type-like isoform X2; amino-acid sequence: MPEPKKPGAKGEKVEAPPADKPSEEHVPGEEPQMSQMSGLLVEKPQSVTAVKGKNVTFVAKVDSSQMLRKPTMKWLKGKWMDLGSKAGKHLQFKETYDRNTKIYTYEMTIVKVVDGDAGGYRCEVTSKDKCDGCTFDISVEAAEETQQTNILEAFKRSGDAGEDAGELDFSGLLKKRERKQKDEPEIDVDVWEILKSAKPCDYEKIAFEYGITDLRGMLKRLKKMKKVEPKKSDAFLKKLDPAYSVEKGKKIQLSVELADPNAQVKWLKNGQEIKPSAKYIFESVGGIRKLTINKCTLADDAAYECVVGEEKSFTEVFVQEPPVTITKMLDDVHVVVGEKVEFEVEVSDEGANVKWMKDGVELSRDGKYRFKKDGTKHWLIINEATTEDIGTYHVFTSGGESKGELEVEEKELEVLQSIADLTLKAAEQAVFKCEVSDEKVTGKWFKDGVEVIPSNRIKMTHIGRTHKLVIDDVKPEDAGDYTFVPDGYALSISAKLNFLEIKIDYVPRQEPPKIHLDTTGTFVNKNTIIVVAGNKLRFDVDITGDPPPTVCWKKGDTELSEAEGRVRVESRKNLSCFVIEGAERSDEGLYHITVTNPAGEDKADVMVKIVDVPDPPENVKCTGVGEDSASIQWDPPTFDGGVPVKGYLMERKKKGSSRWTKLNFDIYESTTYEAKKMIEGVLYEMRVFAVNGIGMSQPSASSKPFMPIAPTSEPTRLMVDDVTDGTCALKWLPPERIGAGGIDGYIIEYCVEGASEWVQANETPVEKNNYRVKGLPVGEKMLFRVTAVNIAGRSPPAVMAQAVTIREIVERPKIRLPRQLRTKYIKRVGEKVNLVIPFQGKPRPVVTWIKDGEPLDTKLVNIRTSDVDTILFIRQAAREHSGQYTLSVQIENMEDKVTLEIQIVDKPGPPIAVIVTDVWGFNAALEWKPPKDNGNCEITGYTIQKADLKTKEWFTVLEHNRRPSCTVSDLVMGNEYTFRVFSENICGMSDDAGISKNTAVIAKTGLQQKEQPYKEKDMCSSPKFITPLMDRSVIAGYRAAISCAVRGHPKPKIIWMKNKMIIGENPKYLMQNNQGVLTLNIRKPSLFDGGKYTCKAVNDLGEDEVECKLEVRVITEKEEAKK